From the Quercus lobata isolate SW786 chromosome 6, ValleyOak3.0 Primary Assembly, whole genome shotgun sequence genome, one window contains:
- the LOC115950486 gene encoding protein FAR1-RELATED SEQUENCE 5-like, with the protein MADQDIRVNEEGIEDIETLLGMVVHSEDEAYKLYNDYAIRIGFSVRKEKIRYAKKCCVNHHWKNVLFGCAFLLDETTVSFTWLFETFLESMGNQKPKTIFIDQCQAMKNAIRVVFPDTCHRLCLWHISKNAAENLPRHYWIPEFKSRFNKIVYNCETESEFESSWDALLRDYNLVGNKWLNTLYENRERWCSVFSHNIFSARMKASSRSESVNNVFQHMACKTMRLTEFVHEYEKASKNMWVEELEEDFCCKQGTSSQIVKNCGLLEHALSVYTRTFFKRFELEIASTLGVTHQDVYFDGKSFTYEVIEGGGHRVRVVQFNSSNNVVTCSCKMFETLGLLCRHALRILIVKNVTELPI; encoded by the exons ATGGCTGATCAAG ATATTAGAGTCAATGAGGAAGGTATTGAAGATATTGAAACTTTGCTTGGAATGGTGGTGCATAGTGAGGATGAAGCATATAAGTTGTACAATGACTATGCCATTCGAATTGGGTTCAGTGTTCGGAAAGAAAAAATCAGATAtgcaaaaaaatgtt GTGTCAACCATCATTGGAAGAATGTGCTTTTTGGCTGTGCATTTTTATTGGATGAAACAACTGTTTCTTTTACTTGGTTGTTTGAAACATTCTTAGAATCAATGGgaaatcaaaaaccaaagacAATTTTTATTGACCAATGTCAAGCAATGAAGAATGCTATAAGAGTTGTGTTTCCTGATACATGTCATCGCTTGTGCTTATGGCATATCTCAAAAAATGCTGCAGAAAATTTACCAAGGCATTATTGGATTCCTGAATTCAAGAGTAGATTCAATAAGATTGTTTATAATTGTGAGACCGAATCAGAGTTTGAGTCTTCTTGGGATGCCTTACTTAGAGATTATAATTTGGTGGGCAATAAGTGGCTTAACACTTTGTATGAAAATCGGGAAAGGTGGTGTTCAGTTTTTAGTCATAACATTTTCTCTGCAAGAATGAAAGCTTCATCAAGGAGTGAGAGTGTAAATAATGTTTTTCAACATATGGCATGCAAAACAATGAGGCTAACAGAATTTGTACACGAGTATGAGAAAGCTTCAAAAAATATGTGGGTAGAAGAGTTAGAAGAAGATTTTTGTTGCAAACAAGGTACATCTTCTCAAATAGTCAAGAATTGTGGACTTTTGGAACATGCATTATCTGTTTATACCCGTACATTTTTCAAAAGATTTGAGTTAGAAATTGCTTCTACCTTGGGGGTCACACACCAAGATGTGTATTTTGATGGAAAGTCTTTTACCTATGAAGTTATCGAAGGAGGTGGTCATAGGGTTCGTGTTGTCCAATTTAACTCCTCAAATAATGTTGTGACATGTAGTTGTAAAATGTTTGAAACACTGGGGTTACTTTGTCGACATGCTTTGCGAATacttattgtgaaaaatgtcaCAGAGCTGCCTATTTAG
- the LOC115995400 gene encoding protein STRICTOSIDINE SYNTHASE-LIKE 5-like: MDESKRPDSATLPRPSSAAITKQKSSWPFTLFVTVLVPVVAVTMLYQLDSFDPAPLPPSELNSHVITVPTRSDQMLRVSEFVGLGNLIGPEDMAYDAKSGVIYTGCHDGWISRVTVNDSAADSVVEKWVNTGGRPLGIAFGHNNELIVADPEKGLLNVTADGVVELLTDEAEGQKFKTTDAVDVAHNGIIYFSDASHKYRLSKFIYDILEGRPNGRLLSYDPATKTTKVLVRDLYFANGVMVTPDQNYVIFCETPVRRCRKYHIQGKDKGKVEKFIEYLPGMPDNIRYDGDGQYWIGLSASRSALWDIAFRHPFIRKILIIMEKYNRRPRMEQDSGVMVIDLAGNPIAHYHDPELSLISSGMKIGNYLYCGSVYYPYILRLNLKQYPERGTE, translated from the exons ATGGACGAGTCGAAAAGGCCCGACTCAGCTACCCTACCCAGACCCTCAAGCGCCGCtattaccaaacaaaaaagcTCATGGCCCTTTACTCTTTTTGTCACAGTATTGGTCCCCGTTGTAGCTGTGACAATGCTCTACCAACTAGACTCGTTCGACCCGGCTCCTCTGCCACCTTCCGAGTTGAATAGTCACGTCATAACCGTGCCAACACGTAGCGACCAAATGCTCCGAGTGTCTGAGTTTGTGGGTCTGGGGAATTTGATAGGCCCAGAAGATATGGCGTATGATGCCAAGTCAGGAGTCATCTACACTGGCTGTCATGACGGGTGGATCAGCCGAGTCACTGTAAACGACTCGGCGGCTGACTCGGTTGTGGAGAAATGGGTCAACACCGGTGGGAGACCCTTGGGAATTGCTTTTGGTCACAACAATGAACTTATCGTTGCTGATCCTGAAAAG GGCCTCTTAAATGTGACAGCAGACGGTGTGGTGGAGCTGTTGACAGATGAGGCTGAGggacaaaaattcaaaacgaCAGACGCTGTGGATGTAGCACACAATggcataatttatttttcagatgCTTCACATAAATATCGTTTAAGTAAGTTCATTTATGACATCTTGGAGGGTAGGCCCAATGGCAGACTTTTGAGTTATGATCCAGCAACCAAAACCACCAAGGTTCTGGTCCGTGACCTCTACTTTGCTAATGGTGTAATGGTCACGCCTGATCAGAATTATGTGATCTTTTGCGAAACTCCAGT GAGAAGATGTAGAAAATATCACATACAAGGCAAGGACAAAGGAAAAGTAGAAAAGTTTATTGAATATCTGCCAGGCATGCCTGATAACATCCGATATGATGGAGACGGCCAATATTGGATTGGATTGTCGGCG TCACGTTCAGCTCTATGGGATATAGCATTCAGACACCCTTTCATCCGAAAGATTCTAATAATCATGGAGAAGTACAATAGAAGACCACGAATGGAGCAGGATAGTGGGGTTATGGTCATTGATTTGGCAGGAAATCCCATTGCCCATTACCATGATCCTGAATTGTCACTGATATCAAGTGGGATGAAGATAGGAAATTATTTGTACTGTGGTTCAGTTTATTATCCCTACATTCTTCGCCTCAACCTGAAGCAATATCCTGAACGAGGCACCGAATGA
- the LOC115950484 gene encoding F-box/kelch-repeat protein At3g06240-like: MHTIALARALALYHKILYFGLKPQPNTFVFNPATHESARIPDAPTPYGFDHTILAYGFGYAPSIDDYKLVKAVNAPLVVVFSLKTSAWKLVEGFHYEKPTEVWEGPLPCGTHLNDALHWVFKLCGGGECVIAAFDLETDTVSRNVGTGNFVSGFITGFLKGCLCLMDRVFGLRR, encoded by the coding sequence ATGCACACCATTGCCTTAGCACGTGCTTTGGCCTTGTATCACAAAATCTTGTATTTTGGCCTTAAGCCTCAACCCAACACCTTCGTTTTCAACCCAGCTACCCACGAGTCTGCCCGAATACCCGATGCCCCGACTCCTTACGGGTTCGATCACACTATTTTGGCATATGGGTTCGGTTACGCTCCCTCTATCGACGATTACAAGCTCGTCAAGGCCGTCAACGCACCTCTCGTGGTCGTGTTTTCACTGAAAACCAGCGCGTGGAAATTGGTCGAGGGCTTTCACTACGAGAAGCCGACTGAGGTATGGGAAGGCCCACTCCCATGTGGGACTCATCTCAACGACGCTCTCCACTGGGTATTCAAGCTTTGCGGCGGAGGTGAGTGTGTCATCGCCGCCTTTGATTTAGAAACCGATACCGTTTCGAGAAATGTCGGTACCGGCAATTTTGTGTCGGGTTTCATCACTGGGTTTTTGAAAGGGTGCCTTTGTTTGATGGATCGTGTCTTTGGTCTAAGGCGTTGA